GCTATGATTTACCTATTTTAATTACTGAAAATGGCTTAGGTGATTTTGATACGCTAGAAGCAGATGGTCAGGTTCATGATCAACCTCGGATTGATTACTTAAAAACCCATTGTCTAGCTATCCAAGAAGCCATAACAGATGGCGTTGAAGTCCTTGGCTATTGTACATGGAGTTTTACCGATTTATTAAGCTGGTTAAATGGTTATCAAAAACGCTATGGTTTTGTCTATGTAGATCGCGATGAAACGAATGAAAAAGAGTTAAAACGCTATAAAAAAGATAGTTTTAATTGGTATCGTGATGTCATTCGAACAAATGGAGCAAGTCTTTCAGAATAGATTCAGGCTAATTTCATCTCGCAAGCCTCTTGAAGAAAAAGATAAATGACAAAAATGTAAATAGACACTTTTCCTGAAATTTTCTATTTTCTAGTCGCGCCTACACTGCGGGCTAAATATACTATATAAGGAGTTGTTTTATTATGATGGATAAATTAGAAATTTTTTTAAATAAATTTTTAGGTCCTATTGCCAATTGGATGAATAAAAGCAAATTTTTTAGTGCCCTATCTGAAGCTTTTATGCGGACGACACCCGTCACTCTAGGTGCAGCGGTCTTAATGATTATCGGAAATTTCCCGATACCTGCTTGGGTTGCATTTGTAGAAAGTTCTGGCTTAAAGGTTCATTTTGATTCAGTTATCGGTGCTACTCTCAATGCTATTTCCATTTTTATCGTATTTAACTTTGCTTATGTTTATGCTAAAAAAGAAAATTACAATCCACTTTCTGCTGGTTTACTAGCAGTTGGTAGTTTCTTTATTTTAATGCCGCAACAAGTTGCAGTTCCTACTCTTGAAACTGCAGTCACTAAATTCCCTTCACAAGGAATTGTTACTGGCACGACAAATGTTGAGGCTTTTCAAACTTTATACACTGGCGGAACAGGATTGTTAGTTGCTATTATTGTTGGATATATCGTTGCGCGTTTGTATGTCTTTTTAAATAAAAAAAATCTAGTCGTTAAAATGCCGGACAGTGTCCCACCTAATGTTGCGGAATCTCTAAGTCCTTCTCTTTTAGCAGGTGCGATTTTTATTTTCTTCTTTATTATTCGCTTGTTATTTAGCTTTACACCTTTTGGCAGTGTTTTTGCTTTTGTCTTTGGCTCGATTCAAGCTCCTTTACAAGCATTAACAGGATCCCCAATTACTATTATTATCATCTTTACTATAGCTAATATGCTTTGGTTCTTTGGGATTCATCCTAACATGGTTTATGGAGTCGTGATGCCTATGTTGCTTGCCAATAGTGTTGCCAATATGAATGCCTTTCGTGAAGGTCAACCATTACCATTCTTATTAGCCACAGTAATTGCTCAAGTATGTGGAAATGGCTTTGGTGGGCAAGGAAGCACGTATGGCTTAGTAGTTGCTATGTTTACAGCAAAATCTGAACGGTATAAACAACTCTTAAAATTAGCTGGGCCACCAAGTATTTTTAATGTAAATGAGCCTCTTGTTTTTGGAGCACCATTAATGTTAAATCCTATCTTTTTTATTCCAATGGCTATCACACCTTTAATTATGGGAAGTACGGCTTGGATTTTAGTAAAATTATTAAACTTTACCGAATTAAATCCACTTATTTCCTTACCTTGGACCACTCCTGCTCCAATTTTAATGGGATTACAAGGTGGTTGGAAATATTTAATTATTTTCGCTGTTGTCTTTATCTTAAATTTAATTATTTGGTTCCCATTTTTCCGTATCGCTGACAATCGTGCAGTCGATGAGGAGAAAGCTTTCGCAGAATCAAACTAACTTAAATTTATTCGTTGATTGACTGAATCAGAAAAACTTTATTTCTGATTCAGTTCTTCTTTTTTACCAGAATGCATTAATAAATATAATTTTTTAACTAACGTCTCAATTATAAAAACAACAGGCAATTGAGAAGAAATATCCACATTATACTGTAAACGATCATAAGAAGTATCATAGGACAAATTAATACTCGTTAGACCGGCAAGATGATTCTCAATATGATTGGTAATACTTACCGAGAATGCCTCTGCCTCTTTTAAAAGATTTGCAATATGAAGTATCTCGAACGTTTCACCGGAAACAGAAAAAAGTAACGTAACATCCTTTGGACTGTGCTTCTGACTTTCTTTTAAATAAGGTAAATAAAGGGACGTTGAATGAAAACTACGCAAACCAATTGTGGTAAATTGCTTCGCTGCATACTCTGCCATAACGCCAGATGAACCCATACCTAAGCAATAAATTAAGGGCGCTTCGATTAATTTTGCTGTAATAAGATCAATTTGTTCTTCTAAGTCATTAGAAAAAACATCTAATGGCAAAATTCCTCGGCGCCTTTCTTCATTCTTTAAAATGCTTTTTTGTTGCTCCACATAATTTTTAATTGCTACTTTCATTTCTGGGAAACTAGCAAATCCAGCTTTTTGGGAAAAGCGCATGACGGTTGCCGGCGATACATGTACAGCTTCAGCCAATTCTCGAATACGCATAAAAGCCACTTGCTCTAAATTCCCATTGATATATTTAATTAAAAGTTGATCTAGGTCAGTATAGGTTTCTGTATCAAATAAATCGAACATGCAAAAATCACTCCTTTGTAGTATCATTAACTTTATTCTAGCTTAAAAAAATTTACTCGTAAAGGCGGTTATTCATTTGACAAATTACATTGGAATCGACATTGGCGGAACTGCAGTAAAATATGCGTTATTGGATGAAAAAGGAACCATTACGCAAGCCGGGAAAAAACAAAGTCCGAAAACCCTTGAAGCATTAATTACTTGCCTAAAAAACATTCAAAATGAATTCTCTTCTCTTCCAATTGTTGGTATTGCTCTAAGCATGCCGGGGTTAATTGATTCTAGTACAGGTCATGCAGTTCATGGTGGAGCTTTAACTTTTATTCGTGATTGCAATATTCGGGATATCTTAACCGAAGCTTGTCAAACAACTATTCATATCGAAAATGACGGAAAATGTGCCGCATTGGGCGAGTATTGGCAAGGTCGTTTAGCCGGACATTCAAATGGAGTTGCTTTAGTTTTAGGTACAGGTATTGGCGGCGGAATTATCGTTAATGATCAGTTATTAAAAGGGGCCCATTTATCTGCTGGTGAATTTTCTTTCATTCAAACCTCTCAAGATTTTGGCGAATTAAAAGATCTTTTTGCTTACAGAAACAGTGTACCCCTGCTGGTAAAAAACTATGCCGAAGAAAAAGATATTCCTCTGAAAGATATGGATGGAAAGATTTTCTTTAAAGCCGTTGACGATGAAGAACCTTTAGCAGTTAAGCTCCTAGAAGATTACTGCCAGTCTTTGACACAGCAAATTATGAATTTACAAACCATTCTAGATCCGGAAGTGATTACTATTGGTGGAGGTATTAGTAAACAAGGACGCTTATTTGAATTAATTGACTATTACTTAGATAGCTATCTTAAAAAAGTCCCATATCCGATTGTTCGTCCAACTGTTTGTCAATCAACACTAGGAAATCACGCTAATTTATTAGGTGCTCTAAAGAATTATTTTATTCAAACTGAGTTAAATAGTTAACATAAAAAAAGTCAGCCATTTAGTTAAACTAAATGGCTGACTTTTTTTTATTCACTATATCTACTATTTCTAAATATTAACGACTATAATTTAAAATAATCACCTACTAGTTTAGCAGATTTTGCAATTAATTCATCTTGATAAGCGTCATCCTTGTTGGTTTTATTTGAAAAGATAACTAAGACTATCGGTTTTCTGTCTGGTGGGTATAAGACAGCAATATCATTTCTCGTCCCATATGAAGCGGCACCTGATTTATCGCCAACAAGTATATCTGTCGGAATCCCAGCTCGAATCAAATTTCCGCCTGTTTTATTCTCAACTAACTGCTTTTTATAAAAAGTTAATTTATCAGGAGCTAGAGTCTTGTCTGCAGTCAATTTTTTTAAATCCAGCGCAATCGCTTTTGGAGTGCTTGTATCGCGACAATCACCTGGTATTGCTTCATTTAACTCTGGTTCATAGCGAACCGATTCTGTTGTATGGTCACCTAATTTTTCCAATTCTTTTTGAAATCCTGCTGGTCCGCCTAGTTGATCAAAAAGAATATTTCCTGCTGTGTTATCACTGTATTCCATCGCAGCACCAATAATATCTTTTAAGGGCATACCTATCCCAACATATTTTTCTGTAATTGGGGAATAATCAACTAAATCTTCTTGATTAATCATCATTGTTTGATTCAGCTCATCCCAATTAAATTTATCTAGTACTAACCCACCTGCCAAGGCTTTGTACGTAGAAGCAAATGCAAAACGTTGTTCTCCATTATAATTAATGGTTTTATTCGTTTCTGTATCAATTGCATAAACTCCAAGTGTAGCTTCATATTCCTTTTCTAATTTCTTTAAGTCTGAATCTATCGCTTTATTTGAGATTTTTTGAACGGTTTTCACCTGGGCTCCTACTGGTTTCTGGCTCAATAAATAGCCTCCAACTACTGCTAAACATACACCTACTAAAGCATAACTTTTATAATTCATTTTCATCTTCCCTCTCTTAATTGCATTTACTTTGTTCAACAGTAGTTTATCAATTCATAGTTAATATTCAATTAAGGAACTTTTAAAAATATCTTGGCAAGCAAAAAAGCCCTTCTTCATTAGCTTATAATAAACTAACAAGAACTGGCTCTTATTTATCTTTTTCTAACAAATGTAGTTACAAATAGAATTAATTGGCTAACGAATATTCCTGCTGAATAAAGCACGCTACCAATAATTAAGAGTAAAAAAAGATCACATCTCAAGCTGTTCAGGCAAGATGTAGTTAGAGTTACAATACAAAACTAGAATCATTGAGCCTAGTAAATCTAAACTCAGCATTTGAGGGACATGTTAGCGCATGTCTCTCTTTTCATATCTAGTATACTGCAAAACTCAATTTTCTTCTAGCCTTAAATCCGACTCATTGTTTTTCCAACATCTAACTAAAACATTCATGTTCCTATATCATCTTTTTTTCTTGGTTTATTGTTGAGAAATAGTTGCCTTTATAGTAAAAACCTTCTTCAATAAAATCAATATGCAAGTATTCTTCGACTAAATAAAATTCTTTTTGTAAAAAGGTCACAATTTCTTTCTTTGTTAAGCCTACTGGAATAATGAAAACTCGATTGTATCTTTTTTTTTCGAAGCTGAGAAATTCAATATTTATAATTTCAACGTCTAGCCATTTTTCTTCAAATTTCATTTCTTTTCACCTTCTTTAATACATTTTTTCAGCATCCTACTATCTAAAAATTCTGAGTACTTAGTTAACTAAGTACTCAGAATTATACTAATTTTTTATTTGCTGCCAATTCCTCTATAGGTAAAGTAAATTGTTTCAGGATCTTTATCGCCTAAACTCCAATTTACTGTTACTTTACTTACAGTTCCCAATAAGGTGTATTTCTCAATTACTGGGGCTAAGACTGTCAAGGTTTGACCTGATTGAACTACTTTTACATTCGATTTCAAGATATTTCCATATAAATCAATACAAACGACTTTAACTGGTTTTATGTCTGGATTTGTTGAATTAAATTTATAGGTTAAATTAAGAGTTTGATTGTTTTCAGTAAATCTTTGTCCTTTAAGCTCTTGAAGGCTGCTGCCAATCACAGTATAGCCCAGAATTTCTTTAGCATTATTTTCAGGCCAAATCGAATCTCCTACTAACCCTGTTCGTTTTTCTGGCTCAGCTAATTCAACACCATCTTCATTTACAAAGCGAATGGTCACTTCTCCACCAGTTGCTTTCTCATACTGATAATTCACCGTTTGAGTTGCATTTGTAAAGCTTCCACTTGCATTGCTTGGCATTTCTACAAGTCGATAACCTGGAATTATTTTTGCTTCTGATTGGTAATGCGCACCAACCGTCCCAGTTAGGCTATCCGAGTCAGCAACTTCCACCAATGTATCTTTATCTACATAGTTGATTGTTACAGCGCCTGCCGGAATTTCACCTTTTTCAAATACATAAACAACAATTTGCTTTTTATTTGTAAAAGTTCCAGTTACGTTAGCTGGAATTTCTTTGACTGAATACCCTAATGCAACTGCTTTTTGAATTTCGGTTTGAACCTCTTCATTATTTTCACTTGTTGCATCATATCCAGCACCTAGATTTCCACTCAACGTCAAGGGACTCAATCCTGCTAGTGCTTCACCTGTTTCTTTC
This Carnobacterium maltaromaticum DSM 20342 DNA region includes the following protein-coding sequences:
- a CDS encoding MurR/RpiR family transcriptional regulator, translating into MFDLFDTETYTDLDQLLIKYINGNLEQVAFMRIRELAEAVHVSPATVMRFSQKAGFASFPEMKVAIKNYVEQQKSILKNEERRRGILPLDVFSNDLEEQIDLITAKLIEAPLIYCLGMGSSGVMAEYAAKQFTTIGLRSFHSTSLYLPYLKESQKHSPKDVTLLFSVSGETFEILHIANLLKEAEAFSVSITNHIENHLAGLTSINLSYDTSYDRLQYNVDISSQLPVVFIIETLVKKLYLLMHSGKKEELNQK
- a CDS encoding PTS sugar transporter subunit IIC, with product MMDKLEIFLNKFLGPIANWMNKSKFFSALSEAFMRTTPVTLGAAVLMIIGNFPIPAWVAFVESSGLKVHFDSVIGATLNAISIFIVFNFAYVYAKKENYNPLSAGLLAVGSFFILMPQQVAVPTLETAVTKFPSQGIVTGTTNVEAFQTLYTGGTGLLVAIIVGYIVARLYVFLNKKNLVVKMPDSVPPNVAESLSPSLLAGAIFIFFFIIRLLFSFTPFGSVFAFVFGSIQAPLQALTGSPITIIIIFTIANMLWFFGIHPNMVYGVVMPMLLANSVANMNAFREGQPLPFLLATVIAQVCGNGFGGQGSTYGLVVAMFTAKSERYKQLLKLAGPPSIFNVNEPLVFGAPLMLNPIFFIPMAITPLIMGSTAWILVKLLNFTELNPLISLPWTTPAPILMGLQGGWKYLIIFAVVFILNLIIWFPFFRIADNRAVDEEKAFAESN
- the bla gene encoding class A beta-lactamase, giving the protein MKMNYKSYALVGVCLAVVGGYLLSQKPVGAQVKTVQKISNKAIDSDLKKLEKEYEATLGVYAIDTETNKTINYNGEQRFAFASTYKALAGGLVLDKFNWDELNQTMMINQEDLVDYSPITEKYVGIGMPLKDIIGAAMEYSDNTAGNILFDQLGGPAGFQKELEKLGDHTTESVRYEPELNEAIPGDCRDTSTPKAIALDLKKLTADKTLAPDKLTFYKKQLVENKTGGNLIRAGIPTDILVGDKSGAASYGTRNDIAVLYPPDRKPIVLVIFSNKTNKDDAYQDELIAKSAKLVGDYFKL
- a CDS encoding ROK family protein, whose translation is MTNYIGIDIGGTAVKYALLDEKGTITQAGKKQSPKTLEALITCLKNIQNEFSSLPIVGIALSMPGLIDSSTGHAVHGGALTFIRDCNIRDILTEACQTTIHIENDGKCAALGEYWQGRLAGHSNGVALVLGTGIGGGIIVNDQLLKGAHLSAGEFSFIQTSQDFGELKDLFAYRNSVPLLVKNYAEEKDIPLKDMDGKIFFKAVDDEEPLAVKLLEDYCQSLTQQIMNLQTILDPEVITIGGGISKQGRLFELIDYYLDSYLKKVPYPIVRPTVCQSTLGNHANLLGALKNYFIQTELNS